A genomic window from Halobellus ruber includes:
- a CDS encoding dihydrofolate reductase, translated as MVELISVAAVADNGVIGRDGELPWPSIPADRRQYRERIADDPVISGRVTFESMLDDLPGSAQIVLSRSAPGFDVATAHHAAGVDDAIAVAESLGADRAYVIGGGAIYDLFQPVVDRMVLSRVHGEYEGDAYFPEWDADEWDLVDAEAYDRFTLEVWERTGAATPR; from the coding sequence ATGGTCGAACTGATCAGCGTCGCGGCGGTGGCGGACAACGGTGTGATCGGGCGCGACGGGGAACTGCCGTGGCCGTCGATTCCCGCCGACCGACGCCAGTACCGCGAGCGGATCGCCGACGATCCCGTCATCTCAGGGCGAGTCACCTTCGAGTCGATGCTCGATGACCTCCCCGGCAGCGCACAGATCGTGTTGAGCCGGTCGGCCCCCGGCTTCGATGTCGCGACGGCGCACCACGCCGCCGGGGTCGACGATGCGATCGCGGTCGCGGAGTCGCTGGGGGCTGATCGGGCGTACGTGATCGGCGGCGGCGCCATCTACGACCTGTTTCAGCCCGTGGTCGACCGGATGGTGTTGAGCCGGGTCCACGGCGAGTACGAGGGCGATGCGTACTTTCCCGAGTGGGACGCCGACGAGTGGGACCTGGTCGATGCCGAGGCGTACGACCGATTCACGCTCGAAGTATGGGAGCGGACGGGAGCGGCTACCCCGAGATGA